From the genome of Chloroflexota bacterium, one region includes:
- a CDS encoding BrnT family toxin → MSAGFDWSTEKNRQLIEQRGVSFESVVAAIEQGDLMDVLEHPNQDRYPGQMIYVVDIDAYVYLVPHVLQDDGTRFLKTIIPSRKATRDYRRRRPS, encoded by the coding sequence ATGAGCGCCGGCTTCGACTGGAGCACGGAGAAGAATCGACAGCTCATTGAGCAGCGGGGAGTCTCATTCGAGAGTGTCGTCGCCGCCATTGAGCAAGGGGACTTGATGGACGTGCTGGAGCACCCGAACCAGGATCGCTACCCGGGGCAGATGATCTACGTCGTGGACATCGACGCCTACGTCTACCTCGTGCCGCATGTGCTGCAGGACGACGGCACTCGCTTTCTGAAGACGATCATTCCCAGCCGAAAGGCTACGCGAGACTATCGGAGGAGGCGGCCATCGTGA
- a CDS encoding antitoxin, with translation MTDALSPEERDILDQFERGELRSVPHLQDEIHAARQAARQTFNKTKRVNLRVTERDFNLAHARAREEGIPYQTLLSSVIHKYLSGRLTEKR, from the coding sequence GTGACCGACGCGCTGAGCCCCGAAGAGCGGGACATCCTCGATCAGTTCGAGCGGGGCGAGTTGCGCTCCGTTCCTCACCTTCAGGACGAAATCCACGCGGCGCGTCAGGCGGCGCGCCAAACGTTCAACAAGACCAAGCGCGTGAACCTGCGAGTCACCGAGCGCGACTTCAACCTCGCGCACGCGCGGGCCAGGGAAGAAGGGATTCCCTACCAGACGCTGCTGTCCAGCGTGATCCACAAGTACCTGTCCGGACGGCTGACCGAGAAGCGGTAG